One Methanobacterium sp. DNA window includes the following coding sequences:
- a CDS encoding uroporphyrinogen-III synthase, producing the protein MSGLEGKRIVITRPAERTRDSVEIIKAYGAIPIVTPTIELKDSKPEEMINLCKMKNELNWLVFTSPRAIEAFFKYCKDIKSAQNLKIAVIGPKTRETLDKFDIEADLMPTDYTAEGLLESFEGFDIKGMKMGLPRTMVARYTLPKGLEDQGATVILADAYKSEMPDDKSKIYDLIDDILNKKIDIIMFTSPLTVKNLIKVAKEENKEEIIDIFKNKEVLVGAIGPITKKVLDAYGINPIMPEVYTFKNMLDKLVEVINK; encoded by the coding sequence ATGAGTGGTCTTGAAGGTAAAAGAATTGTAATAACTCGGCCTGCTGAGAGAACCAGAGATTCAGTGGAAATAATTAAAGCATATGGTGCAATCCCTATTGTAACTCCTACAATTGAACTTAAAGATTCTAAGCCTGAAGAAATGATAAATTTATGTAAAATGAAAAATGAATTGAATTGGCTTGTATTTACATCTCCTCGAGCAATTGAAGCATTCTTTAAATATTGTAAAGATATTAAAAGCGCTCAAAATCTTAAAATTGCAGTTATTGGCCCTAAAACCAGAGAAACACTGGATAAATTTGATATTGAAGCTGACCTTATGCCTACAGATTATACAGCAGAAGGACTTTTAGAATCATTTGAAGGATTTGATATTAAAGGAATGAAAATGGGACTTCCAAGAACAATGGTTGCTAGATATACACTTCCTAAAGGGCTTGAAGATCAAGGGGCAACTGTTATTCTTGCAGATGCATATAAATCAGAAATGCCTGACGATAAATCAAAAATTTATGATCTTATAGATGACATATTAAATAAAAAAATTGATATTATCATGTTTACAAGCCCTTTAACTGTTAAAAACTTAATTAAAGTAGCAAAAGAAGAAAATAAGGAAGAAATTATAGATATATTTAAAAATAAAGAAGTTTTAGTTGGTGCAATAGGACCTATAACCAAAAAAGTGCTTGATGCATATGGAATTAATCCTATAATGCCTGAAGTTTACACTTTTAAAAATATGCTGGATAAATTAGTTGAAGTAATTAATAAATAA